TATACACCTTCGTCGCCTCTCGCCGCCTCCTTCTGTCGGCCGGGCTGCGAAGCCTTTGTTTATAGCACTCGACTGCTTCGGCTTCAAAGCCGGTGCTTTTCCATTTCCGGACGCCCTTTTGTCCCGAGAGGAAGCTCCACCCCACAGCCCTTCCTCCTTTCATGGCCTCGACGAGCCAAGCAACCCTCCTCCTCCACAAACAACTCAGAGGTACGAGGATCCGGTCCTCCTTCTTCCATTGCCGCATCGATTTTCCAGGGTTTTCCAACGATTTCTTGGGTGATTGGCCATCGGGAAGCGCATCGATCGGTCGTTAActctcttttctttgttcttggtCTAGATCTCAGCAAGAATCCGGTGGACGGCTTCTCCGCTGGCCTCGTCGACGATAATAACATCTTTGAGTGGAGCGTCACTATCATCGGCCCTCCGGACACGCTGTAGTGAGTATACTTGTTGCCTTTTTTGGGTTTtgaatttgttttcttttcattctacgGTGTTATTTGGTTTCTTGGGTTTCGATACTAGACTCCCTTCTTGACTGCGTTCTCAATTCTTGTGGATGGAAATGAGGATGATGTATATGATGGATTTGGCTTGATTATAGTGGTATCTggtgcggattttttttttttttttgtagaataAGGTTTTTAGGGTTTGCTGCAATCCAGGGCTTGCCCAGCCTTGCAAAGTTGGTGTTTTATGTGATTGATTGGAGTTTACATGGCTTAGTCTTGAAAGTATGGGGGAAAATGTTCCCCCCCTAAACGCTGCTTTCTGTATTGCGATTCCCTTTCCTCTCACAATCCATTTCATGGGCATCGCTGTGCTTTTCTTGCATCCCGGATACATGTTGGGTCTACTGCTTATGATTTACTAAATTCGTCATTCATCTTTTGCAATTTGTGTTCTTGTTGATTATTTATTAGTCATTGTTCAGGACCATAAAGCcacaaatttttaaaattagcaTCTGCAATTCTATGTTGAGATCTTTTCTGTAGATCTTGAATTCAGAAGATGGTTACTTAGAATCTTTTTAGGAACTACATGTCCTATTATCTTCAGTTTGTCAGATCTTCCTAATGTACTGTTTTATATACATGGTTCAGCAAAAATTAAGTAATCTACAGCTAGTTGCATATAGAATCTTAACATCTTTAAGTTTTTGTGAGATCATTATACATCTCACCATTTTCTTTTCAGTGATCTTGATTGGCCAATCCTTGTGTTGTAGTGAAGGTGGTTATTTCAATGCTATCATGAGCTTTCCAACAAATTATCCCAACAGCCCTCCTACAGTTAGGTTTATATCAGAGATGTGGCATCCAAATGGTTAGTTACATATACTAGTCTCTGTGTTTTCTGTgcagtttatttttattatgaaaaaaatgaatttcGAAAATTCATTAATTAGCACATGTTTCACAGTTTACCCTGATGGTCGAGTTTGTATATCAATTCTTCATGCTCCCGGGGAAGATCCTAATGGCTATGAGCTTGCAAGTGAGCGTTGGTCACCTGTGCACACGGTATGTTTTTAATATTATGCTGCCACTGTTTGCTTGCTTTTAAAGGTAACTCACCTCATAGCCCCCCTCCTGAACACCCTTCCCCTcttaaatagaaaaaataacatCTGTTATCACTAGACTGTTTTTAATATTTGTTAATAAATATGTTCCCAGACAATACATTTTAGCAGTACTGCACAGATTTCCAAAAAGTTAGCTAATGAATCTTAAACTTCTTCAAATATGATTGATGATTTTTGATGATTGCGCACAATCTATGATATGCTTAATGTGTCAGTTATGAGAAAGTCATGTCCAACAAGGAATTGACTGTGTAAATGGCGGACAATCTTCATAATAATCTTACAATTCTGTACTCGTCACCTTGTATGTTGACAAGGATCGCTTTTATCTTATTCTTTCCGGATTCCTTCTCGTATATGTAAATGCAGGAGCCATAAATGTAATGTTGGTCGGCTTAAGCATTTTATCAGTATCTCTATGTTTTTGAAAAAGCTTGTTCATCATATTAATGTTTGTCATGAGCACATATTTCTATATGTATGCGTGAAGCAAGCTTCTATATTTAGACGAAAATTATGTAATTTTAACTCTTGGTGCTTGTCTTttcccttttgtttttttttggtctctCAGGGGGTGGGGGGGTGTTGGTTCATGACCAAGGATCACATAGGTGATTTGTTTTGACAATCTTGTCTGAAAACTTTCTAAAGCTGTATCAGTTTCTTCTATTGTAGTGAAAAAGGAAGAGTAGTTCATGTATGAAGTCAGCTCTACAACACATTAACTCGCAATTAATACTTGCTAAAGGAGGCAAATTTTTCAATCTGTAGAGTGAATAATGTTCTCTTTTGGGGGGCTTTTTATagtctgtttgtttttctctctttttttcctcaaTCTAGTTGCCTTGTTCTTTTCAGCTTGTTGAGTGAGATCTTCTTTCTTCATACTTGGACTGAAACATATATTTTTGTTAAATGTAGCATGCTTTGTTCTTTCGTGGATGCAAGCAATTCTCAAAATCACAGATCAACTTAGCTATCACTACCAACTTATGGCAGGGTATTTAGAGcagttattgttgttgttgttatagttattttttatatatttttgtattatagaaTTTGATAGCTTTGTGAAGCCCTTTATGTTTTCCTAGAACTTCTATCTTGTGCATTTTTCTCCCATAAAGCAGAAGGTGACAGCCTCACTACGGGTCTGTGCCAGGGGAGTTTGTTTTTCTTAGTGTGTTCCCCCCTCCTGGTATGTTTTCTTGGGGACATATCACCTTGTCCCAGAAGACCCTACTCGCATTCTTTTTCCATGTTTCCCTTAGTTGGAAGGAGGGGCCTTCAAAGTATTCGCTCTTTGAGgagaaaacttaaattttaaattgCATCTATTGCATGGAGACAATTGTGAAGCTTTTCTTTCtccttaaaattttttttcatagCAATTGATCAGAAATTCTTCATGAGAGGGTGAAAATTAAACTAGCCATGAAGATATACATAATATATGTGTAGTGCAATCAAATGGAGTTGATGGAAAACAGAGGAGAAACTGAAGAATGGTTGGTTGCTTTTGTACTCTCCACCCAGTGATATGAAGGGCCTTCAACTTAAGGTCTGTGTGAAAACCTACATTTTATGGAAGTCTCTTCGTGCTTGCTGTAGACTATGCTATGGGTTCTCCTTAAACATGAACTTGTAGGCTAGAATTCTGATATTCAGTGTAAGGTTTTCTTTATTTGCTGTCACCCTCATGCTTATGTATTTTGCTAGTAGGATGCATGCAATCACAAGCACAGAAACAGTTAAATTGAAACCACATGCATTACGTTTTAGGTCAGGGGAAAGTCATGAACCACAATACAACTGTGTTAAGTGGATCATTTGATTGGCCCTGGTTAAAGGAAATACTTAGAGAATTTCATGCTGCTTTTACAATTTTTATTTAGTTTATTTTGGAATATGCTGGTGCATGGTATTTAAGTATCATTTGTTGGAAGTTTTGAAGTTCAATCCTGTACTCTGCATGGAAACTCATACTGCTCACTAGTCAATCCTGTACTCTGCCTTTCCAAGTTTTGATGTTCATTCCTGAAATAGTCTTATTGCTTGTACTATATATTTGTAGATTTTTTCCCTCTCTTGGAACAAATTGTAATGAACATAGTTTGATATGCAGGTTGAGAGCATAGTTTTGAGCATCATTTCGATGCTTTCAAGTCCCAATGATGAGTCACCTGCAAATATTGAAGCTGCTGTAAGTAAAGAATTGTTCTGCCAGTGCTATTACTGTTTATCTGCAACCTGattttctgttatcttctgtGATATTTATATCTCAACAAGTTCACTTAAGGAACCTGAAACTTTAGGGCAAACCAATttaaacaaaggaaaaaaaaacgaagTTAAATTATATTTCATAGTGGTAAGAGATGCAGGTTTTTGTATCTTCATGTGCCTTTATtttatcaggaaaaattataTGTGCTCTTTGGGTAGATGTTAAATTATTTAGGGCTGATTTTCCAACAATTGAATCATCttagtttttttaataattaacaTGTAATGTTTCAATTTTAGTAACTATGTGTTTTTTTTGAAGAATATTCTTGAGTGTCTACGTGTTTCTTGATGCTTTCATGGAAATATACCATTGGATTTAAATTTAGATGGATCTGGATAAGTAAACTAGTATCAATTACGAAAACATTAGCATTATCAAGTGTTTCTTGATATTGGTGAGCGGAAGCATGTTGATCCTTTAATGTATGAATTCTACGTCATCTTTCATTTTGCTGATTTAAGTTATTGGGGTATTAATACGACTTTCTTAAAGTGAGTAGTTCTAGATGTGATGGTTTAAGTACACACTAGATATCCTCCTGTATGGATTTGATGACTTGAAACAGATGCAGAGCTATAATGGGATATAGAGGGGAATCCTGCCCTCCTGCCCCTTGGACAAGAACATCTTGTCTTCACAAGAATTATCCTAGGATTCTTATGAAGTACAACAATTAAGATATTTTGTGGATTGTGGTGAATGTTACGTAGGTTGGTAGCTAATTGTTTGACATTTCATGAGAACCAGTGGACTGATTGGTGTATTTTTAGCAAGGAAGAATTGCGAAATTTACCTCTTCGTTGCCTTTCAGAGGGAGATTAGCTTATTTTGAAGCAGATCCTGTTTTGGGAAGCCACCCTTCAATGCTCAAGTACTTGTACAAACATCTTAGAGATTATAACTAAGAATGTTGGTACTCAGAATTACAGAGATGGCAGTTTGGTGCTCATAATGGAGAAAAAACTTGGTCATCATTGTGGTTTGGAGAGAGGTTTTTGGCGTTATATCAGAGGATTAAGACTAGTTAAACATAAGATACTCTTCAAATGGATTTGGCTACTGGATCAAGAGGTAGCGTTTTGGGTGAGGGAGGGAATGCCAATAAATAGTGCTATATTTCTTCTGTTAGGACCAAATTCTTTGGAAAGATTAAGTTAGATGGATGAAAGTAGGAAGAGGTTGCACAAAGGGAAATTGTTGGTTTCTGGATTCTAGTTGGATGAACTGAGTGTTAGTAGATGAAACCCTGAAGTTATTTGTCATGGTGAAAAGAGATGGAATCTTGAGTAGGGAAGAGTTCGGAGACTCTGGAGGTGTGAATGGTGTTTTGTCCAGTATGCAGTAAGAAAGCActaggtccaaataaattcaTTTGCTTTATAGCATAGCCTTTGAGGCACTACACAATTTGATGACATTGAGATTATTTGATGTTCCAGTCAAAACAATGACTATTGAGCAGGCATTTAGGTCATAATATAGTATGAGCAATTAGACTCTTGTTTTTTTCCCCCAAGAAAGCAAAAAACTTTGTGGTTATATAGCTATTTTGGTTCTCTTTTCCGAAAAGTTGTTTGTAGTTGCGATCCAGATGACAATTTGAGATGTAAATTTTAAAGTATATTAGATTAAACTATGTTCTACAGTTGCTTGTCAAATTGCTAAGATCTTTAAATGTTATATAAAGAAGCATGTAATTTTGATCCTTTTTTGAAGTGgtcaaaaaaaagttaaatgaGTTGACAATATGTTACCCTTCTATCAAAATAAGAATATGGTTAAATCAGATAAAATTTTTCGTACATGTGATTATGGTTTATCCTACGTTCCTCCTAATGTTTTGCTATGTAGACATCCAGCATGGGTTTTCGATGCTATTCTTTCTACATGAAATCAATTTAAGCTATCAACCCTTATTACAAAATGCTGACTACTACCAATCTATAAAAGAAAGGTGAAAATTTGTCGATGTGTAAATGGGCTATGAATGGCAGTGTTGCATCAATACAGATACAAGAATTGGATTCGACACTGTCTCCAAGTGTCTGACTTCGTAAGaggcaaaaaaaagaagatacggGGGTacgaagaaaaaatattttttgtcaaactatattcttttttaaaaaatattatataaaagaaaaatagaagataTTATAGGTTAAGGTCTTTCACTACATGTGCTTCTTAATATCTAGAAGAAAAAGGAGTTTTTGAAAGTTATTTTGACACCTACATCCTTGACTAATTTCTGAAAAGGAGAACAAGGTCACTTTCAGCATTACTACGGTGTGCTGAATTCATTATTGGGAGAGTTAAATTATCTATATATttgtaaaaacaagaaaaagaaaaaaaaaggataagtaTCCAAGCATCTAAGGCATCCAATTTGAATACATATCCAACATGCATGATTGGAGCCCGATGCGTGTGTCCGTGTAATATAGACGAAGGGCATATAAACCCTAATTAATCAGCCCATAGATGTTGACTTGTGACTCCATCAGGTCTGGGCACCAGTGTGAAGTTAATTATCAACTGACTCCTCTATTCTAAATTTCCCTAAAGCACAAGGGTACTTTGTATGTAATGTTGTCATAATATGGGTTTCTTGCATaagttatttatattatttcctAGTCATGTCATGTTTTCCTATCATTTTGATTGCAAGCCTCTACCTGTTTATTAGTGTTTTTCACATAGTaagtgttcttgtgcaatataGCACAACAAACTACTGTGTCCAGCCCCTAACTACCTGTGCC
The Phoenix dactylifera cultivar Barhee BC4 chromosome 3, palm_55x_up_171113_PBpolish2nd_filt_p, whole genome shotgun sequence DNA segment above includes these coding regions:
- the LOC103703446 gene encoding ubiquitin-conjugating enzyme E2 7-like isoform X2 encodes the protein MGGGLLRYTPSSPLAASFCRPGCEAFVYSTRLLRLQSRCFSISGRPFVPRGSSTPQPFLLSWPRRAKQPSSSTNNSEISARIRWTASPLASSTIITSLSGASLSSALRTRCSGYFNAIMSFPTNYPNSPPTVRFISEMWHPNVYPDGRVCISILHAPGEDPNGYELASERWSPVHTVESIVLSIISMLSSPNDESPANIEAAKEWRERRDEFKKKVSRIVRRSQEML
- the LOC103703446 gene encoding ubiquitin-conjugating enzyme E2 7-like isoform X1 codes for the protein MGGGLLRYTPSSPLAASFCRPGCEAFVYSTRLLRLQSRCFSISGRPFVPRGSSTPQPFLLSWPRRAKQPSSSTNNSEISARIRWTASPLASSTIITSLSGASLSSALRTRCMILIGQSLCCSEGGYFNAIMSFPTNYPNSPPTVRFISEMWHPNVYPDGRVCISILHAPGEDPNGYELASERWSPVHTVESIVLSIISMLSSPNDESPANIEAAKEWRERRDEFKKKVSRIVRRSQEML
- the LOC103703446 gene encoding ubiquitin-conjugating enzyme E2 7-like isoform X3, with amino-acid sequence MASTSQATLLLHKQLRDLSKNPVDGFSAGLVDDNNIFEWSVTIIGPPDTLYEGGYFNAIMSFPTNYPNSPPTVRFISEMWHPNVYPDGRVCISILHAPGEDPNGYELASERWSPVHTVESIVLSIISMLSSPNDESPANIEAAKEWRERRDEFKKKVSRIVRRSQEML